One Acidobacteriota bacterium DNA window includes the following coding sequences:
- the ilvD gene encoding dihydroxy-acid dehydratase: MSFDPKHLSHLITNGRDRAPARSMLKAIGFNDEDLAKPIIGVAHMWIETMPCNFNHRDLAAKVKEGIRASGATPMEFNTVSISDGVTMGTEGMKASLVSRDLIADSIELVGRGYLFDAVVAIVGCDKTIPGAAMGLIRLNVPSLILYGGSIAPGYLNGKALTVQDVFEAVGQHAAGKINDAQLLEIENVACPGAGACGGQYTANTMAMVMEFIGLAVMGTGSVSATDPLKEKTAFETGRYIVDLLRRGVRPSDILTRTAFENAITGVAATGGSTNAVLHLLAMAREAGIDLTIDDFDQISARTPMIADLKPGGKYTAVELGKAGGIGLVARRLVEGGYIEGNQMTVSGLSIGQEAELADETPGQDVVYPTNNPIKPNGGLVILKGNLAPEGSVVKLSGFERKTHRGPARVFNREEDAMNAVTSGEIKSGDVVVIRYEGPKGGPGMREMLGVTAAIVGKGLGEEVALMTDGRFSGATRGLCVGHVAPEAQVGGPIAAVREGDIITFDLEKRRLDVDLTEDEINQRLAEWTAPAPRYQTGVFAKYSALVSSASEGAITQPK; encoded by the coding sequence ATGTCATTTGATCCCAAACACCTAAGTCACCTGATCACCAATGGACGCGACCGCGCTCCGGCGCGTTCCATGCTCAAAGCCATCGGTTTCAACGACGAAGACCTGGCAAAACCCATCATTGGCGTGGCGCACATGTGGATTGAAACCATGCCGTGCAATTTCAACCATCGCGATCTGGCCGCGAAGGTCAAAGAAGGGATTCGCGCCTCCGGAGCCACGCCGATGGAATTCAACACCGTGTCCATCAGCGACGGCGTGACGATGGGAACCGAAGGCATGAAAGCTTCGCTGGTCAGCCGCGATTTGATCGCCGATTCGATTGAATTGGTCGGGCGCGGGTATTTATTCGACGCCGTAGTCGCCATCGTCGGTTGCGACAAAACCATTCCCGGCGCGGCGATGGGATTGATCCGGTTGAACGTGCCGAGCCTGATTTTGTACGGAGGTTCGATTGCTCCGGGGTATTTGAACGGAAAGGCGCTGACCGTGCAGGACGTGTTCGAAGCCGTCGGCCAACACGCCGCCGGAAAAATCAATGACGCCCAATTGCTGGAAATTGAAAACGTCGCCTGCCCCGGAGCTGGCGCTTGCGGCGGCCAGTACACGGCCAACACGATGGCGATGGTCATGGAATTCATCGGCTTGGCCGTGATGGGAACGGGCAGCGTTTCGGCCACCGACCCGCTGAAAGAGAAAACCGCCTTTGAAACGGGCCGGTACATCGTGGATTTGCTCCGGCGCGGTGTGCGGCCCAGCGACATTCTGACGCGCACGGCTTTTGAAAATGCCATCACCGGCGTGGCGGCGACCGGCGGTTCGACCAACGCTGTGCTGCATTTGCTGGCAATGGCCCGCGAAGCCGGGATTGATTTGACGATTGATGATTTCGACCAGATCAGCGCCCGCACACCGATGATTGCCGACCTGAAACCCGGCGGGAAATACACCGCGGTCGAACTTGGCAAAGCGGGCGGCATTGGTCTGGTCGCGCGCCGTCTGGTCGAGGGCGGCTACATCGAAGGCAACCAGATGACCGTCAGCGGATTATCCATCGGCCAGGAAGCCGAGCTTGCCGATGAAACTCCCGGACAGGATGTTGTCTATCCGACCAATAATCCGATCAAACCCAATGGCGGCCTGGTCATTCTGAAGGGCAATCTCGCGCCGGAAGGCAGCGTGGTGAAACTGTCCGGCTTCGAGCGCAAAACGCATCGCGGCCCGGCGCGTGTATTCAACCGCGAAGAAGACGCGATGAATGCCGTCACCAGCGGCGAAATCAAATCCGGCGATGTGGTGGTCATTCGCTACGAAGGCCCGAAAGGCGGCCCCGGCATGCGCGAAATGCTGGGTGTGACCGCTGCGATTGTCGGCAAAGGTCTGGGTGAAGAAGTCGCCCTGATGACCGATGGCCGCTTCAGCGGCGCCACGCGCGGGTTGTGCGTTGGGCACGTTGCACCCGAAGCGCAGGTTGGCGGCCCGATTGCCGCCGTGCGCGAAGGCGACATCATCACCTTCGATCTGGAAAAACGTCGGTTGGACGTTGATTTGACGGAAGATGAAATCAATCAACGATTGGCTGAATGGACAGCGCCTGCGCCCCGCTACCAAACCGGCGTTTTCGCCAAATACTCCGCGTTGGTTTCGTCCGCGTCCGAAGGCGCAATCACACAGCCAAAATAA